The following proteins are encoded in a genomic region of Primulina huaijiensis isolate GDHJ02 chromosome 3, ASM1229523v2, whole genome shotgun sequence:
- the LOC140972317 gene encoding protein SHORT INTERNODES-like — translation MAGFFSLGAGGGGRRGGAGTSSNPDDNQENSAHNINPPAGINPESWFLYRNEDISFKGTGFELWQPQPQPQPQAADLLQRGLGNPHHDLYASAGGLAVGPSRVSGFNVSDRGSPRSGFLTMKSSGSGGGFSCQDCGNHAKKDCANMRCRTCCKNRGFQCQTHVKSTWVPAAKRRERQQQQQPQNQQQRQQDHDSGRETAKRQRENKIPSASMSLVPFSSSGLEEGNFPAEVSSQAVFRCVRVSAIDEGEDQYAYQTEVNISGHVFKGILYDQGVDQTHYTVAGETTASSGCGSVSAAVGIQQLNLTSATSAASSGGGVPASSTASPYPDPSLYSSPINSFMAGTQFFPSPRS, via the exons ATGGCTGGTTTTTTCTCACTAGGCGCCGGTGGAGGAGGACGGAGAGGAGGAGCAGGAACCAGCAGCAACCCTGATGATAATCAAGAAAACAGCGCCCATAATATCAACCCACCTGCTGGAATCAATCCAGAGAGCTGGTTTTTGTACAGAAACGAGGATATTTCGTTCAAGGGTACTGGTTTTGAACTCTGGCAACCACAACCACAGCCACAGCCGCAAGCGGCGGACTTGCTGCAGCGTGGCCTCGGAAACCCACATCACGATCTTTACGCCTCCGCGGGGGGGCTTGCCGTGGGGCCTAGTAGGGTAAGTGGGTTCAATGTATCTGATCGTGGGTCTCCAAGATCGGGATTCTTGACCATGAAAAGTAGCGGATCAGGTGGGGGATTCAGCTGTCAAGATTGTGGAAATCACGCCAAGAAAGATTGCGCTAATATGAGGTGCAGAACTTGCTGTAAGAATCGAGGGTTTCAATGCCAAACTCATGTGAAGAGTACTTGGGTACCCGCAGCAAAACGAAGAGAAAGACAACAGCAACAGCAACCGCAGAATCAGCAGCAGCGGCAGCAAGATCATGATAGTGGCAGAGAAACTGCGAAAAGGCAAAGAGAAAACAAAATTCCTAGCGCTTCAATGTCACTTGTACCATTTAGCTCTTCAG GGTTGGAGGAAGGGAATTTCCCTGCGGAAGTGAGCTCACAAGCAGTTTTCCGGTGCGTGAGAGTGAGCGCCATTGATGAAGGCGAAGATCAGTACGCTTATCAAACTGAAGTCAACATCTCCGGCCATGTATTCAAAGGCATTCTTTATGATCAAGGCGTTGATCAAACCCATTACACGGTGGCGGGGGAAACCACCGCCTCTTCTGGCTGTGGATCTGTCAGTGCAGCTGTAGGAATTCAGCAACTTAACTTAACAAGTGCCACCTCCGCCGCATCCTCCGGCGGTGGCGTCCCGGCCTCATCAACAGCATCACCTTATCCTGACCCTTCTTTGTATTCATCTCCTATTAACAGCTTCATGGCTGGTACGCAATTCTTCCCATCCCCAAGATCTTGA